The genome window tgaaggaaagtgaagtaaagtgaagtaaagtggcgagcacacgataattaaatacaataaaaaaatatataaataatataatagctaACTTAGATAAATTAGCTAAATTAGAGTCCCCCTTCCAACACATCGAAAATGAGTAGGCCACAGTGCCAAAGGCAATGCTATAAAATTCAAGTAAGGATTACTGTccaaaacacaatcacacctCCTAAGAAGGATGTTTTCAATTATTCCTAGTGTACAATTAAACAGTGACGGCGGATGTTATTGATGGCCAAATGGTGTGTCCCTTTAAATGTTGCTACTGCAAGGAATTGTGGGCCACCATTATCTATTTTCCTTTAGTAAAGGATGTTCCATTATTTCCTATACTAAAGGAGATAAGAAGGGATGCATTGACGCACatttccttagcatttagaaGTCGAACAGCTCTTATTATTGCTGACACCGTGATGCTTCCAGGTCATTTTACTTTCTTAGCAAAAAAAGACTATTCCACATGTTtccatcttcttctctttcctgaCTCCTCCCCCTTAATCAGAACCATCAGATGGCCGCAGGAACTTCAGCTatagtgatactttgtactttaTACACTAACATAAATCTTCGTTGTCATTCAGATCTTTGTACATGTTAGATCTTTTGAAAAAAGATGTTCAATATTtggaatatatttaatattttattaaaccAATATTactataaagaaaatataataatttcataATTCTTATCCATACATATTACAAACCAAAGAGTAATACAGACAAATGCAAAGCCAGTTATGTTGTGGGGTGTCTTTGATTTTCATCGCTCAGCACAGAGGCACTCCCAAGAGGCGGTGCTTATTGATGCCAGCATCATGCGTTCATTTGTGCTCAGATGCTGTTGTAAACTTAACTCGACTGCTGCTTTTGTCAAAGGAAGAGATCTCACATTCTTTTGATGGCTGTCTTGAGGATAAGGAATGTGCACAAGAAGAAATATGCAATAATCTGCCTGTGCATTGTTGGCTTCATCTTGTACAGATATCTCCAGTGAGTACATTTCAAACTATTATTGTTACAGTTTGAGCTACTTTGAGGTTGCTTGTACCTAATACAGTAATTAATGAACTGCTAAATTAAGATAACAATGCTGCAGGTCTCTGTATGGATATGCTTTTAGACAAAGTGTGATACGATAGCCTACACAGACACTTTACGGTAAATCTCTATAGGAATATTATATTGTTGCCATGTTATTAGGTAAAGCAATTATGAAGTGAAACTGAGTATGCATAAGGGATGTGAAAAGGAATGTGATAGAAAAATATATCAagtgaaaaagtatatataacattttaaaagggtAAATATGAAGTGCTAAACTTATCTGTTGAAGTCAATGTTGCCTCtaaatttaaatatgttcctGCTCCTTTTTGGTTGTGTTTGTCAAACAAGACGTCTGCAAATTCCTATCAAACATGTCATGTGGTCTATTTAAGCACAATAGCCTATGTGCTACATTATGTGAGTGTGACACAAATTAACTCTTTTTCCAGACTGCCAGCAGGGGGAcggaacaggaacaggaaggTGGGTCTGAGTACCAACTCATCTGAGTTCACCCTGGAGGGAGAGCCCTTTCGCATCTTAGGGGGATCCATCCACTATTTCCGTGTGCCCAGGGCCTACTGGAGGGACCGCCTGATGAAAATGAAGGCCTGTGGCATCAACACCCTCACTACGTAGGAAAACTACtatgaaagtgttttgtttctcaTGACTGGTCACTGCTGAATgttaacaaaaaacattttgcatccTTGCAGGTATGTGCCGTGGAGTCTGCACCAGCCACAGAGAGGGGTTTTCAACTTTCACACACAGTTGGATTTAGAGTAAGGGGTGGTGTAACTCTTGCTTGacctaaatacaaaacacactcaTGATAAATCACCAGGCAGTTTGTTGCAGCCCATGCTCTAATTAAACCAAATGTGCAACTTACACATGTCCCTAATAAGAATGAAAACATCTTCTCCAGCTCCTCGGACAATATTACCCGCTCTAAGGTGTATTGGGAAtactcttcttttcttctcattATCTAAGCCCCAGTGCTCAGGGGAGAAGCTAGATACAAAGACCTGACAACAGCAGCATATCAGGCAATTAACAACACCGCTGTGAGAAGTGAAGAGGGATGTGACGCCTCAGCCTCCCGCAGTTGTTGCCAAGCACATCTCCTACTCCTCAAACAACAAGATATCAGGTCTCACTTTGGGTCTAAACATAGAAAATGCTAATTCAATGTCATCTCAAACTTTGCTTTCAGAGCCTATATTGATCTTGCTGCTGAATTGGGATTGTGGGTGATTTTACGTCCAGGGCCCTACATTTCCTCTGAGCTAGACCTAGGAGGACTGCCAAGGTAGTGCTTGTATTCTTAACATATAACTATTTGAGGACAAATGTATACAGTATTGCATCTGGAAATCCTGAATTTCTGCGTATGTATAAAAGTAGGATGCAGATTTAAACCCAGTCTGTCCAATGCTTTGTTCAATGAGCTCAATAGTTTATATCCCTGAATAAATGCGTGCAATCAGGCGGAAAAACTTACATCTTGCTGAAAGGGAAGACTTGCCCAGTGTAGCAAGCTTTGTCCAGCATTATAGACTCTGTTGTTCTTGCAGTTCTGTGGCTTTAGTCATAACTAAGcatcttgttttctgtctctttgcagttggcTCCTCCGTGATGGCAGCATGAGACTGAGAACGACTTACCCAGGCTTCACTCATGCTGTCAATACTTTTTTTGATAAACTTATACCAAAAGTGGTTCCACTGCAGGTCACTATTTGTCACTAAAGCTGAAAATAAGTCTGTCGTAGCTCGAGTTCATTTAACTTGACgtccttaaaataaaatgtttgtttatgttttttagtTCAAGAAAGGAGGTCCCATTATTGCAGTGCAGGTCGAAAACGAGTATGGATCCTTTGCAAAGGATGAAAGTTACATGCTTTTCATTAAAGAGGTGATATATTAGGTTTGATTGATTAAAaccaatattaaaataaacagatgTACAAAAAGAGACTGATATTTATAGAATGGATCAATTGGATGATGTTGATATCTTCTGTTgcagaactttgttttttgttttattttaaaaggccTTACAGTCTAAAGGGATCAGCGAGCTCTTGCTTACATCAGACAACCACAACACATTAAAGTCGGGCGGTGTGGATGGAGGTACGGTCTTTTATtaatacacacacttatatatgtttacacacacacacacacacacacacacacacacacacacacacacacacacacacacacacacacacacacacacttaccttaAGATCTCCCATCTTGTAGCCATCAGATCAGTGAGGCTGCAGAAGCTAAATCAGAGAGATATCCAGGATCTGAATTCTATCCAGGTGCGTATCTTCCCATTCCACATCATGTGACTGTAAATTAAACACTGGACAGTGAGTTGTGTGAGCTGATACTGTGGGTCTTTTCTGCGCTGTTTGTCAGCCCAACAGCCCCACGATGGTGATGGACTACTGGACCGGCTGGTATGATGTGTGGGGTGACCTCCACCATGTGCTTCCCCCAGAGGGTAAGgatgttttttcttgttttcagtGGCTTTATAgatgaaaaaaacacttttctacCAGAGCCTAcctcttattatttattagtcaTAGTTATTTTTGGACTGATTGTTGGCTGAATGGAAAGTATTTTTTTCATACTGCACCATTTGACTCAAACTCTGGGCTAAATTTTGCAGTATCAGCTAATGGGGTGCAGCCTGGTAGCTGAATAGTTAACGCACATACTATACAGTATACATGCAACTGCAACCTCCTGGGTTCAGTTCCAGCAAAGAGTTTTTGTTGCATTACGTTCCCCTTTCTCCCTTCCCTCATTTTCTGTTTCCTCACCATCAACTATCTAATAAAGGTTATAATgaaaacatatacacattttttatatatattggtATCCATATAGTGGATTTAATGGGGGTTCCCCTGATCACAGCTATTTGAAAACTGCATAaaaacatgtaatgtaataatatttattttgcaaatgttATTCTTTCATGAATTGTTCAGTATTGCTTCTTCATATACAGGTTATAATGTATCCCAATATTTCTTATGACTGTCAGTGGCgattctgggggggggggggggccaacaggggccagtacccctgtaacactgagcctggacccacctgtggccccccctccgaacgaagattatacaatatacaaaaagtactgattttttGCGATGGTCTAGGCAGgggcgggactttattttgatgggcacaccatgcggtcaatcacatgcgagcacagactaggatcataccattatttgaaagaaggaaggggggcagacgctccaaagacagcgagtgtagtggtacaggccaggtacacgcagagcgacagagagacaggagctGGATTTAAATCCAAGCGtgtcgggagaaagtgaagaaatgagcgaaAACCCAAAAAGAAActctgcactaaagacttttaataataataataataataataataataataataacaataataataataataataataataataataataataataataataataataataatacattagacttgtatagcgcttttcttgtaactcaaagacgcttgtctctaaagtgtcataatgttcagactttggcctttatttatttgatttgtttgctgtggctctgtgttaagttgttaatttaaaggtttgattaaatgttaaacaatagtaactgtgtatttttttttgtagcgaaacaaaaatgcataaaaataaggcttttatgaaaacattgaatgaaaaattgcttacACAAACCATTTCTAATTGCTAAATTAGGTTAAAATAGAAGGCTCCGAGAAatactaaatgaagagccaaaagagccaaatctttgaaaagagccgaatctttgaaaagaacCGGTcctcccatcactagtatgaacggtctgactcgttaccatgggaacctaaataaaaacagcgCATGCCATGATTatactggagagatgctgtaatcagtcaggaacataccaatcatggtattgtttttgttgtgcgcaATTATTTATagttaactaaaaatattgaaggcttgaacactgcttcgtctcttttgtcccgggttgaatgtagctcgggttgaatgtgcccctctgacaaaacacttggccccagccaggcccccctagtgatattggtctagaaccgccactgaCTATTGTATAGGGGTGGCCAAGgacatttcacatttattctGAAACAGAAATAATTTGATATTAATGAGGTTAACAGGTTCCCTGGAGAATATAATGTAAGTTCTTCTTTGTCCAAATGCTGTTTATGGCTTTTTGACTGCCAACACCTTTTAAAGCAATGTTTGATAGAAAAGATCTTCAATTTGCTTTACAAATACTGGTATCAGCCTAAAAAACACATATTGTAAAAATCCAATTCTGCACAAAAACAGAACTACTTATCGTAAGGCTGTTTTCGGTCACACCCATCAACATAGACCCATCAAAGTGACTTGCTGTCCTTTGTCACACTGACTCTcttcataaaatattttttttgtcttaccCACCAGAAATATGTACTGTCAAGTCACTCTGCtgtaaatatttgctttctATCTCACTCTGTAGtttgcattatatttattttcctactGCTGTATTTTTTGCATGAGGAACGCCAGCTACATGAAAATGTAGAATGTAGGTCCAAACTACTTTTGAATTATTGTCGCCTCTGACAAAGAGGTCAGCACAGCACAGGACAGCACAGGTCAAAACAGTTTAAATGACTTGGTTTAAACACTGTTTTATGATTTTTCTGTTGTAGTAACCTTTATGTTTTTAAGGAGTCAATTTGTTGTACAGTGAACGTGTTGAACTTCTTGTCAGATATGGTGTCCACTGTGAGAGAAATTCTGAGACGAGGCATGTCTGTTAACTTCTACATGTTCCATGGAGGCTCCAGTTTTGGCTTCATGAGCGGAGCACTCGCTGATCCTTCCTACAAAGCATTGGTCCCCAGCTATGGTTGGTCTTTATCTGCTCGGTCACAAACAAACTAGCTGCCATTTTGATGCAAATTTCCAAAGATTTTATTATAATGATGAGCTGGAGAGTTTGTTGTCTACAGAACATCATTGACCTTACCACCTAGCAGGTGGCAGAAAATGATAGTTAATCCATGTTACATGATAAGGTTTTTTCAGATTATGATGCTCCATTGTCTGAAGCTGGGGAGTACACTCCAAAGTACCATCTCCTTAGGGATTTACTTTCCCGATACAACAGTAAGTTAAACACTACATTTGAAAAAAGTATGTAATTACATGCCATGACTAACCTTTTGACCTTTCTGCGCAGAAGGAGACAGTATTCCTGACATGACAGCCCTGCATTACAGAGAGGCTTATGAACCAGCTATCATGTACCAGCACTTGTCAGTATGGGATGCTTTGAGCTTCACAGAGGGAGTAAgttttatgtaaaatatcttgcatatacagtatgtgtaattaaaatatttttcctttttaatccTTGAGAacaatttttcttttcaaatgtttacagCCATTTAAGTCACACAAACAAGTAAGCATGGAGAATCTACCTGTGAACAACAGGAACGGCCAGTCCTATGGATACACGCTGTATGAGACTACCATCACCAGCGGAGGATTATTGAAGTCTGGAGACAATGTCCGAGACCGTGCCCTAGTGAGTCTTCATTGTACATGATGACACGACCTCACTCTCCCTCACCTTATGCAGATGTTGTTGCCCTAACTCATTTCACACATCATGATCCTTGATATGTTTGTAGTTGCTGAAACTTAACTGAAAGTaaaagtttggcattttgtgaaatatgaaaaaggagccagttgaggtggttccgGCAtttagtaaggatgccacctggctgCCTCCCGAGGGAGGTGTTCCatgcacatccagctgggaagagaccccggggaagacccaggactcggtggagagattatatctccccactggcctgggaacgcctcgggatcccccagttggagctgacagatgtggcccagagaagggaagtttggggttccttactggagctgctaccctcgcgacccgaccccggataagcggtagatgatggatggatggatggatgctttCTTACCGCAATTTAGACAATAAATTGTTACAAttttcatataataataattataaactgaatttatatagcgcttttcaagacctcaaagccactttacaatagtaggggaggTGGGGTGGAGTGTTAGgacgagagaagaagaaaaaaaagggaaagagaaaaaaataataataatacggttaacagggggctagcaaatgatagttgagaagaggtgcgtcttgaggcgggactgaaatatagagagggactgagagtcacggatgtcttgggggagggagttccagagcctgggtgctgccctggagaaggctctgtctccaaagctgcgcagGTTGGATTGGGGGTGcaaaggagaccagctgaggtggatctgtGGGACCGCGGGGGTTGGTAGagggagatgaggtcagtgagataggagggagctaggtggtggagggctttgtaagtgaggaccaggagtttgtagttgattctgagggagacaggtagccagtggagttctttgagcACTAgggtgatgtggtgccaagaTTTGGTATTTGTGAGGAGTTGGGCGGTggagttctggaccagttggagtctgttgatggagcttgcAGTGATGCAATATAGTAGGGAGTTACCAtagtcaaggcgggaggaaatgaaggcgtgaatcagtctttcagctgctgggcgggtgagagacggtctgatttttgcaatattgtGGAGGTGGAACAAggaagttttgacaatatggcGGATATGGGGCTCAAGGGATAGGGTGGGGTCGAAGATCAGGCCAAGGTTGCGTGCCTTAGGGGAGGGGAAAACAGTGGTGCTGTCAATGGTGGGTGTCAGATTGGAGGTTTTGCtgagtgtggatttggagccAATGAGTAGCAATTCGGTTTTATTgctgttaagtttgaggaagttgtgttgctACCAGTTTTTTATGGCTGTGAGACATGATTCGATGTGGGAGAGGGCtgggttatggggggatttggtgctgaggtggatctgagtGTCGTCGGCATAGCAGTGGAAGTCCAAGTTGAAGTGGCGGAGTATCTGACAgagggggaggatgtagattgtgaagaggagggggccgagTACTGAACATTGGGGGACGCCTTGGGTGACTGGCGCTATGGCAGAGGAGTGGTTGTGATGGGAAATTAAGTGGGATCTGTCGGACAGGTAGGACTGGAGCCACCTGAGTGCAGTACCCTCGATACCGATGTCCTTGAGTCTGGAGAGCAGGATGTTATGGCTCACGGTATCAAAGGCTACACTCAGGTCAAGGAAGATTAGGATGTTGAAGGAACCAGTAtcagcagaggtgaggaggtCGTTGAGGACTTTGAGTAGCGCCATTTCTGTGCTGTGGAGggggcgaaaaccagactggagggGTTCAAAAAGATGATTGGCATGAAGGTGGGAATGGAGTTGTTTGACAACAATGCTTTCCAATGTTTTTGACAGGAAAGGGAGGTTTGAGTTTGGGTGGTAGTTGTTGAGAGAGGAGGGATCCAGATCAGGTTTTTTGAGGATTGGAGTGATCGCCGCAGTTCTGAAGGCAGAGGGGACGGTTCGATGGGACAGCCAGGAGTTGAAGTGGTGAGTGAGGTAGGAGCATAGGACAAGGAGGCAGGACTTCAGTAGTGGAGTTGGAAGAGGGTCAAGGGAGCAGGTTGTGGGTTTGGAGGAGCTGATCAGTTAGAGGAGCTCAGGAGGGGAAACGAGGTTGAACTTGGAGAGGCGGCAGTGGAAGCTGGGGTAGGTGCTTCTGGATGGGGTACAGGGGATAGTGAGCAATTAATGTTGTTGATTTTGTCTGtgaaaaactggaggaatgaGTTGCATAAAGCAGGAGTAGATGTAGTGAAGCTGTTGGCACGGGCTGGAGGAGGTTTTTGACTGTGGAGGGTTCTGGGGTTCCAGGAGGGGTCATTGAAGATGGTCGAGAGGTAAGCAGACTTGGCAGCGGTGAGGGAATCTTTGTAGGCAGTGAGGTGGAGTTTGTAGGATTCTTGGTAGACTGTGAGGAAGGTTTTTTTGGCGAGCCAGTCTGTTTCATTTTGTGGAGTGTGGGTGTGAACCAGGGTGAGGAGGTGTTGAAAGAGACAGTTTTCCTTTTGAGGGGGGCTAGAGTGTTGAGGGAGGTAGACGGGGTGGAGTTTAGGAGGTTCGTAATATCATCGGGTGAGGTGATGGTTCTGTCCAGGTGGAGAGTAGAGGATAGCAGGCCAGAGAGATGGTGGAGATCGATGGCATGTAGATTACGGAATGTGATTTCTCTGAGGGGGCGAGGGTGGGGGATGCAATGGTAAATTGTATGAGTTTGTGGTCTGAGAGGGGAAATGGGCATGGGTAGAGGTTGTGTACTGGGAGGTCGATGATGTGTCCTTTGT of Cottoperca gobio chromosome 14, fCotGob3.1, whole genome shotgun sequence contains these proteins:
- the LOC115019230 gene encoding beta-galactosidase-1-like protein 2, translated to MAVLRIRNVHKKKYAIICLCIVGFILYRYLQLPAGGRNRNRKVGLSTNSSEFTLEGEPFRILGGSIHYFRVPRAYWRDRLMKMKACGINTLTTYVPWSLHQPQRGVFNFHTQLDLEAYIDLAAELGLWVILRPGPYISSELDLGGLPSWLLRDGSMRLRTTYPGFTHAVNTFFDKLIPKVVPLQFKKGGPIIAVQVENEYGSFAKDESYMLFIKEALQSKGISELLLTSDNHNTLKSGGVDGAIRSVRLQKLNQRDIQDLNSIQPNSPTMVMDYWTGWYDVWGDLHHVLPPEDMVSTVREILRRGMSVNFYMFHGGSSFGFMSGALADPSYKALVPSYDYDAPLSEAGEYTPKYHLLRDLLSRYNKGDSIPDMTALHYREAYEPAIMYQHLSVWDALSFTEGPFKSHKQVSMENLPVNNRNGQSYGYTLYETTITSGGLLKSGDNVRDRALVFVDRSYIGLFKRQSLDLAVPGGKGRRTLSLLVENCGRVHQGRDLDKQHKGLVGDILLNNIPLRDFTMYSLDMKPGFIDSLYQATWKTLPETPSFPGFFMGRLFAYGYPSDTFVKLPGWEKGVVFINGLNLGRYWSIGPQQALYLPGPFLNSGINQVMVFEEQEGDYKIHFEDTPDLGMAADIQ